In uncultured Fibrobacter sp., the genomic window ACTTTCATCGTATTATCCTTTATGACACGGTGTCGTACCCGTGCCTGCTTAAAATTCGGTGGTAAATTTAGAAAAAAACAGCCTTACCGATTATTCTTCGGGGCGCTCGGGGGTTGTATTTTCTTCGGGGTCTGCCGGAGGTACGTCCTGTGAGGGGGCTTCGGGGAATTCCGGGGCGGCAAAATCTTCAGGATTGAAGATGGCGTCAAAGAAAACGACGGTGCTCATGGTGATGAGAGGAATTATCCACAGAAGTCCGATTCCTAAAGTCAAAACGCCGAGGAAACACCATAGCATGATGCGGAAAGAAAGGCAAAGAAAATTGTAGTTGTATACGGAGACCTGACAATAAGTTTGCTTGATTAGGTCAATAGCAGGCGTGGAATCGTCTTGTGACATTTTTATCAAAAGACCGATCCAGGTGGGGTATAGCTTGTATAAAATGTAGCAGAATAAGGCTGCTAGAATGAGAATAAAAAGAATGTAAAAGAGAATGTTTTCGTGGATAGGCAAGATTAAGGGGAGATAATCTGCGAGTGCTTCGATGAGAGACGAGAAGAATCCTGCTACAAGGGCTCCGATAAGTATAACGACGACATTTCTGGAAAAATTCTTGAAACCCGCAAACATGTCGCGGAGATTCGATTGCCTGTGTTTGAAAATACGGAAAAAATAGGCGTAAAAACCGATGGCCAGAATATCTTGCACAATGGACTGTATCAGTGAAACTACAAAGCTGACGGGGTAGTTCCTAGGGGATTCTTCTTCGGTGCCGAAAAAAAGAAGGCTTGCGAAATTAATGAAGAAAATGGTGGCAAACAAGAGAATGCCGCCGAAAAGGGTTATGCCCGTTGTTTTGAGGCGATTCCCTTTAAGCGCATCGTTTGCTAAATCGAATGCTTTGGCGCTGCTGATCATATGTTCTCCTTCTTTTGTTGAGCTTAATGGTTCCGCTCGAAGCGCAAAGGCTTTAGCTGGTTGATGACCGATTGCAGTTCCTTAGGGAGCGGGCAATCGAGTACGATTTTATCGCCGTGCCAGGTGAATTCCAGGCGGCAGCTGTGCAAGAAAAGGCGGTGTAGCCCGAGTTGCTTTTTGACATCGCGGTTCAGCGCGAAATCGCCGTAACGGGTGTCGCCGAGGAGCGGGTGCCCGATGCTTGCGAAATGGGCACGAATCTGGTGCATACGGCCGGTTTCGAGCTTGATTTTTACCAGATCGTAACCTTCGTAATGCTGCTTGACGCGGTAATGCGTAACGGCCTTCTGGGCGTCCTTGCCGGTTTCGCCGACCTTCATTTTGCTACCCTTGGCGGCATCGGTGCGGGTGAGCGTCTCGTTAATGGTGCCCTTGTCTTTTTTGAGATTCCCCTTGACGAGGGCGAAATAGAATTTGTCGACTTCGTGTTCGCGGATCATGCGCGTGAGCTCACGGAGCGTGTCGCCGTGAAGGGCGGCAATGATCATGCCCGAGGTTTCTTGGTCGAGGCGGTGGGCGATAGTGGGCTTGAAGTCGAGCCCTTCGCGGCGGCCCCATTCCCACAGGTATTCTACGAGGCTCTCGCCGGGGCGAGTGCCGGAGCCCGGTTGGCTTGCCAGTCCCGAGGGCTTGTTGATGACCACGTAATCTTCGGTCTGAATGACAATGTCGAGCTCGTTTGCGCCCCAGCCGGATTGTTTTTCCGACGGCGAGGTGGCCTTGCCCCAGGTGGATTTTGCTTTTGCAAAACCGGTGCTGGGCTTATCGCCTTCGTTTTGGTTGGCGGGAAACTGGATGACATTGGTTGCGCCCTGGGAATCCGCATCGACGCTTTTAAAGTTTTCATAGATGCAGACGGTGTCGCCTTCCTGCAACATCTGATTTGCCTTGCCTACGACGCCATTCACACGGACTTTCTTTTTGCGGATGACAGCGAAAAAGACCGATAGCGATTCGTCGGGGAATGCCTTGCGCAAAAAACGGTCGAGGCGCATGTTGGCAAAATTGCGGTCAATGACTCGGGTGATCATAAGCTTTCCTTTTTCGCGTAGTGGGCGAGTCGCACGCCGTCAGCGGCGCTAGTGACGATTCCGCCGGAATATCCGGCGCCTTCGCCGAGCACAAACAGGCCCTTGGTATTCACGCTTTCAAGCGTCTCGTTGTTGCGACTCATGCGCAGGGGGCTGCTGGTGCGGGTTTCGGGGGCGACAATCAGGCCTTCCTCGATGAATCCAGGAATCTTCTTGTCAAAGTTCTGGAATCCTTCGGCGAGGCTTTTGCAAATGGTTTTGTCCATCCAGTCCCACAGATTGCTTTGCACAAGCCCGCAGGGGTAGGTGGATTTCGGGAGCGATTTGTCTTCGCGGTGGGCGAGGAACGCCTTGATGGTTTGGGCCGGAGCGGCGTAACTCTTGCCGCCGACCGCGTAGGCGTCGCTTTCGATTTTGCGCTGGAATTCAAGACCGCCAAAGAGCTTATCACTTGCGGCAATGGGCACGGCGATGGCGCCGTTGGCAAAGGGGCCATTGCGGCGGCTGTAGCTCATGCCGTTGGTGGCAAGGGTCCCAGGCTCCGAGGCGCAAGGCACCAGAACGCCACCCGGGCACATGCAGAAACTGTAGGCGCTGCTTGATTTGTTCAGTGTCGGGGTGGCGAGAAAATATTCGGCGGAACCCGTGAGTTTGGTGTCTACATTTAGGCCCAGCTGGCGCATGTTGATGAGTTGCTGCGGGTGCTCGACGCGCACGCCCATGGCAAAAGCCTTGCTTTCGAGCGCGACGCCACGGGCGTGGAGCATTTCGTAAATGCTCCGGGCAGAATGCCCGACGGCGAGCACCAAGGCTTCGCAGGGTTTCCAATTCGCCTGAGAATTTGGCGTTGAAACGTCTCGCAGCTGGATCGCCGCGATGCGGCCATCCTTAATCTCGATGTCTTCAAGCGCGGTGCTAAAATG contains:
- a CDS encoding DUF975 family protein, producing the protein MISSAKAFDLANDALKGNRLKTTGITLFGGILLFATIFFINFASLLFFGTEEESPRNYPVSFVVSLIQSIVQDILAIGFYAYFFRIFKHRQSNLRDMFAGFKNFSRNVVVILIGALVAGFFSSLIEALADYLPLILPIHENILFYILFILILAALFCYILYKLYPTWIGLLIKMSQDDSTPAIDLIKQTYCQVSVYNYNFLCLSFRIMLWCFLGVLTLGIGLLWIIPLITMSTVVFFDAIFNPEDFAAPEFPEAPSQDVPPADPEENTTPERPEE
- a CDS encoding NAD(P)/FAD-dependent oxidoreductase is translated as MFTYRYRELSVALAKKGKYREALAKELRLHPEEIFNLQVERFSLDSRRKGDPKWSYNVIFDLKREVRATGNHAKGLVAATRDKETLESDPQKNSVAMPGHVDVIGAGPSGLWAALHLLRKGFAVDLYEQGKCVEERFRDIRRFFIDRNFNAYSNVLFGEGGAGAFSDGKLNTRTRNLFVEQVLHDMVDFGVDESVVTFAKPHIGTDRLVLLLRELRAEIAKLGGKIHFSTALEDIEIKDGRIAAIQLRDVSTPNSQANWKPCEALVLAVGHSARSIYEMLHARGVALESKAFAMGVRVEHPQQLINMRQLGLNVDTKLTGSAEYFLATPTLNKSSSAYSFCMCPGGVLVPCASEPGTLATNGMSYSRRNGPFANGAIAVPIAASDKLFGGLEFQRKIESDAYAVGGKSYAAPAQTIKAFLAHREDKSLPKSTYPCGLVQSNLWDWMDKTICKSLAEGFQNFDKKIPGFIEEGLIVAPETRTSSPLRMSRNNETLESVNTKGLFVLGEGAGYSGGIVTSAADGVRLAHYAKKESL
- a CDS encoding RluA family pseudouridine synthase yields the protein MITRVIDRNFANMRLDRFLRKAFPDESLSVFFAVIRKKKVRVNGVVGKANQMLQEGDTVCIYENFKSVDADSQGATNVIQFPANQNEGDKPSTGFAKAKSTWGKATSPSEKQSGWGANELDIVIQTEDYVVINKPSGLASQPGSGTRPGESLVEYLWEWGRREGLDFKPTIAHRLDQETSGMIIAALHGDTLRELTRMIREHEVDKFYFALVKGNLKKDKGTINETLTRTDAAKGSKMKVGETGKDAQKAVTHYRVKQHYEGYDLVKIKLETGRMHQIRAHFASIGHPLLGDTRYGDFALNRDVKKQLGLHRLFLHSCRLEFTWHGDKIVLDCPLPKELQSVINQLKPLRFERNH